From the genome of Ignavibacteriales bacterium:
TGTTTTTCCTTTGCATTTTTACGTATATGATCAAAAAGTTGTTGCCTAACATCGTTGGAAAGTATGCGAACATGGTTCTTCGTACACCAAACTGTGTGGATCCAAATTTTAACGTGTGACATAATTCCTTTAATCTTTTGGGCTAAAGCCCGTTTATTTTAGTTTTCCTTTCCCCACGATGAAGCGTGGGGTTTATGCATTACTCTCCCAAATTAAAGCGTAAGATTAATGCATTATCCTCCAAATATGGATTTCGCTTTTTGATCACATAAAATTTCCATTCAGTTATACAAAAGAAACTTAATACTAACCTTATTTAATAACTTCTTTCTCATTCACCCACTTCTTAAACTCTTCCTGCGGAATAACATGAATTTTATTATACATATATGAATGCTTTAAGCCGCAATATTCCGCACAGGCTATATCGTAAGTTCCAACCTTATCCGGAGTAAAAGCCAAATAATTTTCTCTTCCCGGTACAACATCTTCCTTAAGCCGGAAAGCAGGAATATAAAAAGCATGATTCACATCAATTGATGTTAGTAACAATTTGATTGTCTTTCCAACTGGAACATATAAGGTATCATATTTCTTTCCGTTAGCATATTTAAAGCTCCACTTCCACATTTGTCCCTGAACGTGAATTACAACCGCATTTTTTGGAATTGTCCTCATCGTTCTAAAACTTGTGTAGCCAAAATAAAACATTGCTACTACTAAAATTGTTGGAATTGCAATCCAGGTTATTTCCAACATCGTATTGCCTTCAATATTCTCAGCTATAGGATGTCTCTTTCTATTATACTTTATTACAAAGTAAATCATCGTTACTGTAACGCCTACGAGTATAATAATAGAAATGATTACTATGAATAGAAAAACATTGTCTACCTGGTTTACGTAATCTGAAATACCAATCTTCATATTATTCCCCTCATCTGAACAGATAATCTGAGAATGTTAAAACAATAATTGCAACTAAAGTTAATGTGCCAACAATAACAAATACCTTAAAAACAACATCATCATATTTGATATGCATAAAAATGTTTAGAACTAATCCTGCTTTAACTATTGCAATTATAATAGCAATCAACAATGTAATATTTCCAAAATGAATTCCAGAAACTGTTACAGTAAGTGCGGTAAGCGCAAGCAGAGTTAGCCAAATAAAAACATAAGTTCCGTAACCAACTATATGAGTATGAGATTCTTTATTGCTCATATTTTTTCCTATTTGATTAAATAAAACAATGGGAATAAGAATATCCAGATGATATCAACAAGATGCCAGTAAAGCGCTGAGTTTTCCAGCTTCGCAAAATCATTGGGTG
Proteins encoded in this window:
- the coxB gene encoding cytochrome c oxidase subunit II; translated protein: MKIGISDYVNQVDNVFLFIVIISIIILVGVTVTMIYFVIKYNRKRHPIAENIEGNTMLEITWIAIPTILVVAMFYFGYTSFRTMRTIPKNAVVIHVQGQMWKWSFKYANGKKYDTLYVPVGKTIKLLLTSIDVNHAFYIPAFRLKEDVVPGRENYLAFTPDKVGTYDIACAEYCGLKHSYMYNKIHVIPQEEFKKWVNEKEVIK
- a CDS encoding cytochrome C oxidase subunit IV family protein, translating into MSNKESHTHIVGYGTYVFIWLTLLALTALTVTVSGIHFGNITLLIAIIIAIVKAGLVLNIFMHIKYDDVVFKVFVIVGTLTLVAIIVLTFSDYLFR